A single Anopheles arabiensis isolate DONGOLA chromosome 2, AaraD3, whole genome shotgun sequence DNA region contains:
- the LOC120898652 gene encoding hornerin-like: MRENPDDVSPQVWKEWILEAIRRIRFQKQRPSIQRICQAIGSHHKFHEDIVAEKLEEAVEAGSVLKVYNKGLHSYKAPTSTQRRVINVTNESNLSRQVAKAVRDLGEFDGSSQKSIENYVQQTNNLHIAPDTDYKSVIRNAIRIALAEETIMQEGRLYKPGPVFKPITKRKSTSPKKRGSSKHLDRSAEGNMCVVCQEAEGNGSDDEGEPLTSCSSCGAGLHDSCAIGPGQSSRAVTLSRLLEKGNSWHCEECKVCDACSNQDDDEDGVKGVCLLDCWSCKKHFHLSCLSPALTEMKKCKTAWRCSDCLSQSRDSDRKSSIMRPATGEKKRKRLLTGDKDPKGSSEAISLPVPYKSAYDSTNEEAIEKQTLPEGVTQQDAELYKYVREQSTKIVVGVSKAPTIAAHHKHNNNNSEQRGRHFSPDRASHQHQHQAANSSSILQQSPSKLMAAQDRCPAAIEFGKYAIETWYSSPFPQEYARLPKLFLCEFCLKYTKSKAVLQRHQDKCSWRNPPGTEIYRHDGVSVFEVDGNANKIYCQNLCLLAKLFLDHKTLYYDVEPFLFYVLTRYDRKGYHLVGYFSKEKHCQQKYNVSCIMTMPQYQRQGYGRFLIDFSYLLSREEGQPGTPEKPLSDLGRVSYYAYWKSTVLNYLYEHRRRAEEESGGGGAGSKLLPLSIQQISQETGMVVPDIVLALQLLSFIKYRKIDRGGGFKVYQPLICIDWRLVDRQHERMVRSRARLAIEKECLRWTPLFFSSTASFSELDGSNIPMEATEADDEPAGGSRIGGPAVSPKPEEESDQEKEEKASRNGPLKSGAASQQQPPPPHRKAGGESGRRKKRGRDVSPPPEPIANSRLESDLPARNRTHSLKLEEQTDEEEVAAAAAMLAARNTATVTTGGRKRGRVAQDKEPTKPGSASNTFERLRKRRRLDSEEAAAEEKQQPPYGGNLLKDASPLTGRSGGLRRKRLNLRLSDSEPEPEPEAAPRVIEDRRTKAGKLAARGDAGEPVNGGVFGRGQAGRDTALEQRASPAAAAKRTGATGMRNSKRLASSPANTVESEEPAEEALAVAAEKAKSFRSSSTAGTVRQRQNHASAATAGYTLPSSSSSSSSIAGPSTHSPTKKEAAAAAAAAAAAAAATATASVNATNLNSSKLRHKASPTSGVGRHKKRQGKKAIVPVADASEDYSSGEADDEMEEETRSAPPLPPPASSASSVVASVGKKSPSKTPPFSAGTGVNNSAADTVPPKVSPRVPPPPSSPDAKAAKGAAGPKSKTISEQQRRVKEEEHSERTATNADSSTGALERTVNAKQSNSGEDGHRTPPIAAESTAGAAALDKETPSVASSAPSDDSRLQGCEAKSEAVSANSKKGSVKQESSPSANRLSVEGGPSSVISRSTGSASVVEQGKGEQKEGVILQAPPSSKAGTPEKKDATGSPNKESYAKASEQANKEASKGGSSSSGVISEPASPPLVNGVVEINEKISVITESKNCLTTHPTVADTAEPLPVAAAADGGSSSINGQMQSPEKKTVGTGTDTAPASADGGQMNGVQSSPKMQKMLASDSDNNSTNRSAVDRASSSANNTASVLKINENYDKHHHNHQQQQHHADPLRNRPKVIVDGITSCSGEAKAKEEPAPDAVKASSDVIRTREEPNGVPPAAPLNHEPGSIKPTAESGIIQQTSAIVPTSSSSSSSSTTGTTVHEMAMHKKKFMKSMESSTDNGSIQQQQQQVAKQAATANNDQPDQSVIKQNDEVVTSTKIASFTHSSTASASVPGPSAPTDSATVSATVDIKKEKSPPKVSGSSTVAPVLASSASKGAKNESHKLAPSHSNGSGGTAKCTESTTASVATASCATAVVTSAASTQQALAEAGKRTTSEPNHAGLGYGAEPKTESKRGKDKSHAGSGGGSSSNVGANASEDGGQGASGKTSRSNSSSSSSASDHQQPHGGKRSGSTSSTSSSSGASSAKGGEHASSSSATAGIMTTAAATASTAASKRSEASARKEANKHNAANAYAGQQQGTGGSSINNTTTTLNNHCKVAQADNHQLHQQMQQQQQQLPQQQPQHQQQQPQQQQHQQPHLHQQQQQQQHVAQHQQHPHQHHQQQQHQQQQASQHQQQQQQQQQQYHMNAKSSATMPPLLMDGSGGGGGGVGITPPPQSSGPSMQGPASAAPGGISGTPNNIPVSSTPPVGNVHGGSSMMMPTGPGMGSAGGGGGGGSTLMGMNNAPSCRTDKHASKHAMHDPKTTIDLNKMTPQFPGINQLSSYAPAQYYPIDPYYHQGYNLMHLDTGSQKSPNKFHLDLATSMAYGSFTSNLYPSFQHQEQQYQQVPPAPATPSYQSKERANVKSERKGANAGSGGSTLDQTSSGTSSSSSTKHSKSASKSGASNAAAAADDGSKFKGNNAADVHHLSQHSSQQQQQQQQQQQQQQQQQQQHQQQQLCPSPYDTGLLCGKANQYHHLTSAQAIQHSHQLAQQHHQQQQQQQQQQHHQQHHQQQQHHQHHQQQQQHQHHSQQQHTQQQQHKSIQKGKNEPSSKLSDSSCMVAAGAAAKSSPAVTADPCHAAVQQQTMHLMGSGAGPKAGGFPGGEPDLHGDGATGGGQTDLKQQGTPGPGGDHSIGVYTPESTTSNSVQSLHQYGQCDIDVSQLGLESPASIASDVTSQNSADAIRPPSVVSQHGGSIGGGPYSDCSVQQQQQQQQLQQHQQHQSQMHMTMHTHVPETSPQHPPQQMTIIANNSGGGGGGGGASGSTGSGNGGSGRGKQQHPSQQHLAQQQQQQQQIAHGGNGSTGGRQRASTPKVSRNTPTPGAQQRHQSRTTPPVVSNVIQPIVSPGHHQQQHQQQQQHQQQQQQQAAMQAASLNQQQQQQHHQQLALQQQMHQAYGQSLNHQAHSQNMHQAAAGGGYLGAQLGLAGQAPPYPQSPTSYGSVIQHRMSNNHTPASLHSPHQRLGASPVSSCAVSSSNNFYVQQQQQQTGGVTLPGSHTPIPQAPTPAPTPTPTPTPQLEPQSCQGGPPGAAGQLQQQGPQLSCLSKLQQLTTNVDICHSPVTPPPSAHHAPHPHGGPPGGGGGGAGGSAGAGSNPSASAPGAGGGGGAGGGHMVAAQNVVRNISTPPVSIHSAQMSTINYHKYYTGNMNMPTIAQNAVAAAAAAGAARRNAAAASSAQIQHMAAAANRSSSVSPNVAISTNLMSPYGSLNGYRMTTAGQSPGTGGYIGNPAAGFIQNSAQLGPVQMGVMNMPSQYQDPSAIQRAQQNSMYSSYSAYLPPMRR; the protein is encoded by the exons ACGCAACGCGATCCGGATTGCGCTGGCGGAGGAGACGATCATGCAGGAGGGCCGGCTGTACAAACCGGGGCCGGTGTTCAAGCCGATCACCAAGCGCAAATCGACCTCGCCCAAAAAGCGGGGCAGCAGCAAGCATTTAGAC cGTTCCGCCGAGGGAAACATGTGCGTGGTGTGCCAGGAGGCGGAAGGGAACGGGTCCGACGACGAGGGCGAACCGCTcaccagctgcagcagttGCGGCGCGGGGCTGCACGACAGCTGCGCGATTGGGCCGGGGCAGAGCAGCCGGGCGGTGACGCTGTCGCGCCTGCTGGAGAAGGGCAACAGCTGGCATTGCGAGGAGTGCAAGGTGTGTGACGCCTGCTCGAAccaggacgacgacgaggacggcGTGAAGGGTGTCTGTCTGCTCGACTGCTGGAGCTGCAAGAAGCATTTCCACCTTTCCTGTCTCAGCCCGGCCCTGACGGAGATGAAAAAGTGCAAAACCGCTTGGag ATGCTCCGACTGCTTAAGCCAATCCAGGGACAGTGATAGGAAGTCCAGCATCATGCGCCCGGCAACCGGTGAAAAGAAGCGCAAAAG GTTGCTCACTGGCGACAAAGACCCCAAGGGAAGTTCGGAAGCTATCAGTCTACCAGTACCTTACAAAAGTGCATACGATTCTACCAACGAGGAAGCGATAG aaaaacaaacacttccgGAAGGTGTGACGCAGCAGGATGCGGAGCTGTACAAGTACGTGCGTGAACAGTCGACCAAGATCGTGGTCGGCGTGTCCAAGGCGCCCACCATCGCCGCCCATcacaagcacaacaacaacaacagcgagcAGCGGGGCCGACACTTCTCCCCCGATCGGGCGAgccaccaacaccagcaccaggcggcgaacagcagcagtattCTACAGCAGTCGCCATCGAAACTGATGGCAGCGCAGGATCGTTGTCCGGCGGCGATAGAGTTTGGCAAGTACGCGATCGAAACCTGGTACTCGAGCCCGTTCCCGCAGGAGTACGCGAG ACTGCCGAAACTGTTTCTGTGCGAGTTCTGCCTGAAGTACACCAAGAGCAAGGCGGTACTGCAGCGACACCAGGACAAGTGTTCGTGGCGCAATCCGCCGGGGACGGAGATCTACCGCCACGACGGGGTGTCCGTGTTCGAGGTGGATGGCAATGCGAACAAAATCTACTGCCAGAATCTGTGCCTGCTGGCGAAGCTGTTCCTCGACCACAAGACGCTCTACTACGACGTGGAGCCGTTCCTGTTCTACGTGCTGACGCGCTACGACCGCAAGGGCTACCATCTGGTCGGGTACTTCTCGAAGGAAAAGCACTGCCAGCAGAAGTACAACGTGTCGTGCATTATGACGATGCCGCAGTACCAGCGGCAGGGGTACGGGCGGTTCCTGATCGACTTCAGCTACCTGCTGAGCCGGGAGGAGGGCCAGCCGGGCACACCGGAGAAGCCGCTGTCCGATCTGGGCCGGGTGTCCTACTACGCCTACTGGAAGTCGACCGTACTGAACTACCTGTACGAGCACCGGCGCCGGGCGGAGGAGGAGTCGGGCGGCGGTGGTGCCGGGTCGAAGCTGCTTCCCCTCTCGATACAGCAGATCTCGCAGGAAACGGGCATGGTCGTGCCGGACATTGTGCTGGCGCTGCAGCTGCTCTCCTTCATCAAGTACCGCAAGATCGACCGGGGCGGCGGCTTCAAGGTGTACCAGCCGCTGATCTGCATCGACTGGCGGCTGGTCGACCGGCAGCACGAGCGCATGGTGCGGTCGCGGGCCCGCCTCGCGATCGAGAAGGAGTGTCTGCGCTGGACGCCACTGTTTTTCTCCAGCACGGCCTCGTTCTCCGAGCTGGACGGTAGCAACATACCGATGGAGGCAACCGAAGCCGATGACGAGCCGGCTGGGGGAAGCAGGATAGGCGGTCCCGCCGTCAGCCCCAAGCCCGAGGAAGAATCGGACCAGGAGAAGGAAGAGAAGGCGTCGCGGAATGGGCCGCTCAAGAGCGGTGCAGCTTCACAACAACAGCCGCCGCCACCCCATCGGAAGGCGGGAGGAGAATCGGGCAGGAGGAAAAAACGCGGCCGCGATGTGTCGCCGCCACCGGAGCCAATCGCCAATTCGCGCTTGGAAAGCGACCTCCCAGCGCGCAACAGAACGCATTCGCTCAAGCTGGAAGAGCAGACGGATGAAGAGgaggtggcggcggcagcggcgatGCTAGCAGCACGCAACACTGCCACCGTGACGACGGGCGGCCGAAAGCGGGGCCGAGTGGCGCAGGACAAAGAGCCGACCAAGCCCGGAAGCGCCAGCAACACGTTCGAGCGGCTGCGCAAACGACGTCGGTTGGACTCGGAAGAAGCGGCAGCGGAGGAGAAACAGCAGCCGCCGTACGGCGGCAATCTGCTGAAGGATGCTTCGCCGCTAACGGGTCGATCGGGTGGGCTTCGCCGAAAGCGGCTAAACTTGCGGCTTTCCGACTCGGAACCGGAGCCGGAGCCGGAAGCTGCCCCGCGCGTCATCGAAGACAGAAGGACAAAGGCCGGTAAACTGGCAGCACGTGGAGACGCCGGTGAGCCGGTGAATGGGGGCGTGTTTGGCCGTGGCCAGGCTGGCCGCGATACTGCGCTGGAGCAACGCGCGTCACCGGCGGCAGCAGCCAAACGAACGGGCGCCACCGGGATGCGAAACTCCAAACGGCTGGCCAGCAGTCCGGCGAATACGGTCGAGAGCGAGGAACCGGCGGAGGAAGCACTGGCGGTGGCTGCCGAGAAGGCGAAATCATTTCGAAGCTCCTCAACGGCAGGCACGGTGAGGCAGAGGCAGAATCACGCATCGGCAGCTACGGCCGGCTACACGTtaccttcctcctcctcctcgtcgtcgtcgatcgCCGGACCTTCTACACATTCCCCGACCAAGAAGGAagcggctgcggcggcggcagcagcagcagcagcggcagcagcaacagcaacagcaagtgTTAACGCAACCAACTTGAACAGCAGCAAGTTACGCCATAAAGCATCACCTACATCGGGCGTAGGGCGCCATAAGAAACGCCAGGGCAAGAAAGCGATCGTTCCCGTGGCGGACGCCAGTGAGGACTACTCGTCGGGAGAGGCGGACGATGAAATGGAGGAGGAAACGCGCAGtgcaccaccactaccgccACCAGCATCGTCGGCTAGCAGCGTGGTTGCCAGCGTGGGCAAGAAGTCGCCCTCTAAAACACCACCGTTCAGTGCCGGCACGGGCGTGAACAACAGTGCGGCGGACACCGTACCGCCCAAGGTGTCACCGCGCGTTCCACCGCCGCCCTCGAGCCCGGATGCAAAGGCAGCGAAGGGTGCCGCCGGCCCCAAGAGCAAGACAATAAGCGAACAGCAACGACGTGTCAAGGAGGAGGAGCACTCAGAGCGCACTGCGACCAATGCCGATTCGTCGACGGGTGCTTTGGAGCGCACGGTGaacgcaaagcaaagcaacagCGGCGAAGACGGCCACAGAACTCCACCCATTGCGGCTGAAAGCACCGCCGGAGCGGCGGCACTGGACAAGGAGACGCCAAGTGTCGCAAGTTCGGCGCCATCGGACGACAGCCGGCTGCAAGGCTGTGAAGCGAAGAGTGAAGCTGTTTCAGCAAACTCCAAAAAGGGCTCAGTGAAGCAAGAATCCAGCCCTTCCGCGAACCGTTTATCGGTGGAAGGTGGTCCGAGCTCCGTTATCAGCAGATCAACCGGATCGGCCTCTGTGGTGGAGCAGGGCAAGGGTGAGCAAAAGGAAGGAGTAATCCTGCAGGCGCCTCCTTCCTCGAAAGCTGGCACACCCGAGAAGAAGGATGCCACCGGCTCGCCGAACAAAGAATCCTACGCGAAAGCGTCCGAGCAGGCGAACAAAGAAGCGTCCaagggcggcagcagcagtagtggcgTTATAAGCGAGCCCGCCTCGCCGCCGCTCGTGAACGGAGTAGTAGAGATCAACGAGAAAATCTCTGTGATAACCGAATCAAAAAACTGTCTAACGACCCATCCGACGGTGGCGGACACTGCTGAGCCGTTGCCGGTAGCGGCGGCAGCAGACGGCGGCAGCAGCTCCATCAACGGGCAGATGCAGAGCCCGGAGAAGAAGACCGTCGGAACGGGCACGGACACTGCGCCTGCTAGTGCCGACGGTGGTCAGATGAACGGTGTCCAGAGCTCGCCGAAAATGCAGAAGATGCTTGCAAGCGATAGCGACAACAACAGTACAAATCGATCAGCGGTAGATCGCGCTTCTAGTAGTGCCAATAATACGGCCAGTGTTTTGAAGATTAACGAAAACTACGATAAACACCATcacaaccaccagcagcaacaacatcacgCGGATCCGCTCCGAAACCGGCCGAAGGTAATTGTGGACGGTATTACGAGCTGCTCGGGGGAAGCTAAAGCAAAGGAGGAACCGGCGCCCGATGCGGTCAAAGCGTCGTCCGACGTGATCCGGACGAGGGAAGAGCCCAATGGTGTGCCCCCAGCTGCTCCTTTAAACCACGAGCCGGGCAGCATCAAGCCGACGGCTGAATCCGGTATAATTCAACAAACATCCGCCATCGTTccgacgagcagcagcagcagtagtagcagcactACCGGCACAACCGTCCACGAGATGGCGATGCACAAGAAAAAGTTCATGAAAAGCATGGAAAGCTCGACCGACAACGGCTcgattcagcagcagcagcagcaggtggcGAAGCAGGCGGCAACAGCTAATAATGACCAACCGGATCAATCCGTCATTAAGCAGAACGACGAGGTGGTGACCAGTACGAAGATAGCGAGCTTTACCCACAGCAGCACCGCCAGTGCCAGCGTTCCTGGACCGTCCGCGCCAACCGATAGCGCGACCGTGTCCGCCACCGTAGACataaagaaggaaaaatcgCCCCCGAAGGTAAGCGGCTCGTCTACGGTCGCGCCCGTCCTCGCGTCCTCGGCATCGAAGGGTGCAAAAAACGAATCGCATAAATTGGCGCCGTCGCACAGCAACGGCAGTGGTGGTACGGCAAAGTGTACCGAAAGCACCACCGCTAGTGTCGCCACTGCTTCGTGCGCCACCGCCGTAGTGACAAGCGCCGCTAGCACGCAGCAAGCGCTAGCGGAAGCGGGAAAGCGAACCACGTCCGAACCAAACCACGCCGGCCTGGGCTATGGGGCGGAACCAAAGACGGAATCGAAGCGTGGAAAGGATAAGTCGCACgccggcagtggtggtggttcctCGAGCAATGTCGGCGCGAACGCTTCGGAAGATGGTGGCCAGGGCGCGAGCGGTAAAACAAGCCGCAGCAACTCCTCGTCTTCATCGTCCGCGAGCGACCACCAGCAGCCGCACGGTGGCAAACGGTCCGGCTCGACGTCGTCCACCAGTTCCTCGTCCGGTGCGAGCAGTGCGAAGGGAGGAGAGCACGCTTCCTCGTCCTCAGCCACTGCCGGAATAATGACGACGGCGGCGGCCACCGCCTCCACCGCCGCTTCCAAGCGCTCCGAAGCGAGTGCGCGCAAGGAAGCGAACAAGCATAATGCCGCTAATGCGTATGccgggcagcagcagggtACGGGTGGCAGCAGTAttaacaacaccaccaccacgctcAACAACCATTGCAAAGTAGCTCAGGCAGACAATCATCAGCTTCATCagcagatgcagcagcagcagcaacagctgcctcagcagcagccacaacaccagcagcagcagccacagcagcaacaacatcaacagccgCATctacatcagcagcagcagcagcagcagcatgttgcgcaacatcagcaacacccgcatcagcatcatcagcagcagcaacatcagcagcaacaagcctcacagcatcagcaacagcaacagcagcagcaacaacagtacCATATGAACGCGAAATCATCAGCTACCATGCCCCCGTTGCTGATGGacggcagtggtggtggtggtggtggtgtgggtaTTACCCCGCCACCCCAATCCTCTGGTCCTTCGATGCAAGGACCAGCGAGTGCGGCTCCGGGTGGTATAAGCGGTACACCGAATAACATACCCGTAAGCTCTACGCCGCCAGTCGGCAATGTgcacggtggcagcagcatgATGATGCCGACCGGTCCCGGGATGGGTTCggccggtggcggcggtggtggtggaagcaCGCTGATGGGCATGAACAATGCGCCTTCCTGCCGGACGGACAAACACGCGTCCAAGCACGCGATGCACGATCCGAAGACGACGATCGATCTGAACAAGATGACGCCCCAGTTCCCGGGCATCAACCAGCTGTCCAGCTACGCACCGGCCCAGTACTATCCGATCGATCCGTACTACCACCAGGGCTACAATCTGATGCATCTGGACACGGGCAGCCAGAAGTCGCCGAACAAGTTCCATCTCGATCTGGCCACCAGCATGGCGTACGGCAGCTTCACCTCCAACCTGTACCCATCGTTCCAGCACCAGgagcagcagtaccagcagGTACCGCCCGCCCCGGCCACGCCCTCCTACCAGTCGAAGGAACGGGCGAACGTCAAGTCGGAACGCAAAGGTGCCAACGCCGGCAGTGGCGGCAGTACGCTCGATCAAACGTCGTCCGGCACGTCCAGCTCCTCGTCCACCAAACACAGCAAGTCCGCTTCGAAGTCGGGAGCCTCGAACGCTGCTGCAGCCGCCGACGATGGGAGCAAGTTTAAGGGCAACAATGCAGCGGACGTCCATCACCTATCGCAACATTCctctcagcagcaacagcagcagcagcaacagcagcaacagcagcagcagcaacagcagcaacatcaacagcagcaactctGTCCCTCGCCGTACGATACGGGTTTGCTGTGCGGTAAAGCGAACCAATACCATCATCTCACCTCAGCGCAAGCCATCCAGCATTCCCATCAACTAGCccagcaacaccaccagcagcagcagcagcagcagcaacagcagcatcatcagcaacaccatcagcaacagcagcatcatcagcatcatcagcagcaacaacagcatcagcatcactcgcagcagcaacacacccagcagcagcagcacaaatcCATCCAGAAGGGTAAAAACGAGCCCAGCAGCAAGCTTAGCGACTCCTCCTGCATGGTTGCCGCCGGTGCTGCGGCCAAGTCATCGCCCGCCGTTACCGCAGATCCGTGCCACGCCGccgtgcagcagcaaacgatgCATCTGATGGGCAGTGGGGCCGGTCCGAAGGCGGGCGGGTTCCCGGGCGGCGAGCCGGATCTGCACGGCGACGGTGCAACCGGTGGTGGGCAGACGGACCTGAAGCAGCAGGGTACGCCCGGTCCGGGTGGGGACCATTCGATCGGCGTGTACACGCCGGAATCGACGACCTCGAACTCGGTGCAGAGCCTGCACCAGTACGGCCAGTGCGACATAGACGTCAGCCAGCTGGGGCTGGAATCGCCCGCCAGCATAGCGAGTGACGTGACGTCCCAGAACTCGGCGGACGCGATCCGTCCGCCCAGCGTGGTGTCGCAGCACGGCGGCTCGATCGGCGGCGGCCCCTACTCGGACTGttccgtgcagcagcagcagcagcagcagcagctccagcaacatcaacagcatcaGTCACAGATGCACATGACGATGCATACGCACGTGCCGGAAACGAGCCCACAGCATCCCCCGCAGCAGATGACAATCATAGCCAACAacagtggcggcggcggcggcggcggtggcgctAGCGGTAGCACTGGCTCCGGTAATGGAGGCAGCGGTCGGggtaagcagcagcatccttcGCAGCAACATctcgcccagcagcagcagcagcagcagcagatagcGCACGGTGGAAACGGCAGCACGGGAGGGCGGCAACGGGCGTCCACGCCGAAGGTCAGCCGGAACACACCGACGCCGGGAGCGCAGCAGCGGCACCAGAGCCGCACGACACCGCCCGTGGTCAGCAACGTGATTCAGCCGATCGTGAGTCCCggccatcatcagcagcagcaccagcagcaacagcaacaccagcagcagcagcagcagcaggcggcaATGCAAGCGGCCTCCCTgaatcaacagcagcagcagcagcaccatcagcagctggcactgcagcagcagatgcaCCAAGCGTACGGCCAGTCGCTAAACCACCAGGCGCACAGCCAAAACATGCACCAGGCGGCGGCCGGCGGGGGCTACCTGGGCGCGCAGCTCGGTCTGGCGGGTCAGGCACCGCCCTACCCGCAATCGCCGACCTCCTACGGCAGCGTGATTCAGCACCGCATGTCCAACAACCACACCCCGGCCAGCCTGCACAGCCCGCACCAGCGGCTAGGGGCGTCGCCCGTCTCCTCATGCGCCGTATCATCCTCCAACAACTTctacgtgcagcagcagcagcagcagaccggTGGAGTGACGCTCCCCGGTTCCCACACTCCCATCCCGCAAGCTCCAACGCCCGCTCCCACGCCCACACCCACCCCGACACCGCAGCTCGAGCCGCAGTCCTGCCAGGGTGGTCCGCCCGGCGCGGCCGGACAGCTTCAGCAGCAGGGCCCGCAGCTGTCCTGCCTCTCGAAGCTGCAGCAGCTAACGACGAACGTGGACATCTGCCATTCTCCCGTTACGCCACCGCCGTCCGCCCACCATGCACCCCATCCGCACGGTGGGCcaccgggtggtggtggtgggggtgcAGGCGGATCTGCCGGGGCCGGTTCCAACCCGTCCGCCAGTGCGCCGGGTGCCGGGGGCGGaggtggtgccggtggtggcCACATGGTGGCGGCCCAGAACGTCGTCCGCAACATATCGACGCCGCCCGTCTCGATCCATTCGGCCCAGATGTCCACGATCAACTACCACAAGTACTACACCGGCAACATGAACATGCCGACGATCGCACAGAacgcggtggcggcggctgcCGCGGCCGGAGCGGCTCGCCGCAATGCGGCGGCCGCCTCGTCCGCCCAGATACAGCACATGGCGGCGGCCGCGAACCGATCCAGCAGCGTCAGCCCGAACGTGGCCATCAGCACGAACCTGATGTCGCCGTACGGGTCGCTGAACGGGTACCGGATGACGACGGCCGGCCAGTCGCCGGGGACGGGCGGCTACATCGGCAACCCGGCCGCCGGCTTCATCCAGAACTCGGCCCAGCTCGGACCGGTGCAGATGGGCGTGATGAACATGCCGTCCCAGTACCAGGACCCGAGTGCCATCCAGCGCGCCCAGCAGAACTCGATGTACTCCTCCTACTCCGCCTACCTGCCACCGATGAGACgctag
- the LOC120898650 gene encoding methyltransferase-like protein 17, mitochondrial codes for MSVFLSIFRVPHCSKGFQLCSVATLGKLRYTTKVRCELDATTEKAIAEGGLKPRKHRGRIKCNNTAVPPEIHDAMIRCAKDHPLKSLIADGQRLSNCVRSRKWYPLDGTATNRGAERAIERTPPSARRQDASVFDLHDEYSCLTQLFGRSDAEYAVLRRIFTEIDQRDPELRPRSFLDFGAGVGTGTWAVADFWRDHLFEILSVDKSRHANDLAELVLRQGDPNRASMVRNVFYRQFLPASPDRKYDIVLSAFSLFDQPSRRRLYELVDQLYGTFDKYLILVEQGSNAGFQLLDGVRNHIRRHHDADEKHLFAPCPHSMGCPRMIKDDGTPCNFEATYTRNFPAPGGHQYGSILYSYLVYRRNPPDSAHGFPRLVRPTAVRSKHCVCHVCAADGQLRDVSFTTSKHGQIVHRCAKASRWGDLLPMRIQWLNGAEDDEHSVET; via the exons ATGAGTGTTTTTCTAAGCATCTTCAGAGTGCCACACTGCAGCAAAGGCTTTCAGCTGTGCTCTGTAGCCACGCTCGGTAAGCTCCGGTACACCACCAAGGTAAGGTGTGAGCTCGATGCGACCACCGAAAAAGCGATTGCCGAGGGTGGCCTCAAGCCTCGCAAGCACCGCGGCCGCATCAAGTGCAACAATACGGCCGTGCCGCCGGAAATACACGACGCGATGATCCGCTGCGCCAAGGACCATCCACTGAAAAGCCTGATAGCCGATGGGCAACGGTTGAGCAATTGCGTTCGCTCGCGCAAATGGTACCCGCTCGATGGTACGGCCACGAATCGGGGCGCGGAACGGGCGATCGAACGGACGCCGCCCAGTGCCCGGCGGCAGGACGCGTCCGTGTTTGACCTGCACGACGAGTACAGCTGCCTGACGCAGCTGTTCGGCCGGTCCGATGCGGAGTACGCGGTGCTGCGGCGCATCTTCACCGAGATTGACCAGCGCGATCCGGAGCTGCGGCCGCGCAGCTTTCTCGACTTTGGGGCGGGCGTCGGCACGGGCACGTGGGCGGTGGCCGACTTTTGGCGCGACCACCTGTTCGAGATACTGTCGGTGGACAAATCGCGCCACGCGAACGATCTGGCCGAGCTGGTGCTGCGCCAGGGCGATCCGAACCGGGCGAGCATGGTGCGGAACGTGTTCTACCGGCAGTTTCTTCCGGCGAGCCCGGATCGCAAGTACGACATCGTGCTGAGCGCGTTTTCGCTGTTCGATCAACCGTCCCGGCGGCGGCTGTACGAGCTGGTGGACCAGCTGTACGGCACGTTCGACAAGTATCTGATCCTGGTGGAGCAAGGCTCGAACGCGGGCTTCCAGCTGCTGGACGGCGTGCGCAATCACATCCGGCGGCATCACGATGCGGACGAGAAGCATCTCTTCGCACCG TGTCCCCACAGCATGGGCTGCCCGCGGATGATCAAGGACGATGGTACGCCGTGCAACTTTGAGGCCACCTACACGCGCAACTTTCCCGCCCCGGGTGGACATCAGTACGGTAGCATTCTTTACTCGTACCTGGTGTACAGGAGGAACCCTCCGGACAGTGCGCACGGGTTTCCGCGACTCGTACGCCCGACGGCGGTGCGCTCCAAGCATTGCGTGTGTCACGTTTGCGCGGCGGACGGACAGCTGCGTGACGTTTCCTTTACCACGTCGAAACACGGCCA GATTGTACATCGATGCGCCAAAGCTAGCCGGTGGGGCGATCTACTTCCAATGCGTATCCAGTGGTTGAATGGCGCGGAGGACGACGAGCACAGCGTGGAGACTTGA